A genomic region of Deinococcus sp. KSM4-11 contains the following coding sequences:
- a CDS encoding GbsR/MarR family transcriptional regulator, protein MQFIERAGVMLEMIGMPRISGRVLGALLCGPPGGHTAAELSTQLQSSRAGVGTGLKHLTLMELIEHAPNPGERADRFRMRPNAWAILTEQGNRKLETLVQLADEGLAALPPGGDSGPLREMAAFYRLWLELFPSVLAEWHRVKERT, encoded by the coding sequence TTGCAGTTCATCGAGCGGGCGGGCGTGATGCTGGAGATGATCGGCATGCCGCGCATCTCCGGGCGCGTGCTGGGCGCGCTGCTGTGCGGGCCGCCGGGCGGGCACACGGCGGCCGAGCTGAGCACCCAGCTCCAGTCGAGCCGCGCGGGCGTGGGCACTGGGCTGAAGCACCTGACCCTGATGGAGCTGATCGAGCACGCCCCGAACCCCGGCGAGCGCGCCGACCGCTTCCGCATGCGGCCGAACGCCTGGGCGATCCTGACGGAACAGGGCAACCGCAAACTGGAGACCCTCGTGCAACTCGCGGACGAGGGTCTGGCCGCCCTGCCGCCGGGCGGCGATTCCGGGCCACTGCGCGAGATGGCGGCCTTCTACCGACTGTGGCTGGAGCTGTTTCCGAGCGTGCTGGCCGAATGGCACCGCGTCAAGGAGAGGACATGA
- a CDS encoding response regulator, with the protein MTPRSPSVRVLLVEDDQRVARINRDLLERDADVHVVGSAATCAQGDALAQALNPDLILLDVHLPDGSGLGLLRHWRSVGRTTDVALITAADDEASVRLALAHGAFDYLIKPFTGARLADLLARHRARRLPTTPGPDHPRLDQGSLDRLLGVQGRGAEPLPRGVDPYTLERVALALDEVRRGVSAEEIGERLGLSRVTAWRYLEHLVRSGRASLEHQYGHSGRPAKLYTSRSDAALPVD; encoded by the coding sequence ATGACCCCCCGCAGCCCGAGCGTGCGCGTCCTGCTCGTCGAGGACGACCAGCGGGTCGCGCGGATCAACCGCGATCTGCTGGAACGCGATGCGGACGTGCACGTGGTCGGCAGCGCCGCCACCTGCGCGCAGGGTGACGCGCTCGCGCAGGCCCTGAACCCCGACCTGATCCTGCTGGACGTCCACCTGCCCGACGGCAGTGGCCTGGGCCTGCTGCGCCACTGGCGTTCCGTGGGCCGCACCACCGACGTGGCCCTCATCACCGCCGCCGACGACGAGGCCAGCGTCCGGCTGGCACTGGCCCACGGGGCCTTCGACTACCTCATCAAGCCCTTCACCGGAGCGCGGCTGGCCGACCTGCTTGCCCGCCACCGCGCCCGGCGCCTGCCCACCACGCCAGGGCCTGACCATCCCCGCCTGGATCAGGGCAGCCTCGACCGGCTGCTGGGCGTGCAGGGACGCGGCGCGGAACCCCTGCCGCGCGGCGTGGATCCGTACACCCTGGAACGGGTGGCCCTGGCCCTCGATGAAGTCCGCCGGGGAGTGAGTGCCGAGGAGATCGGCGAGCGCCTCGGCCTGAGCCGCGTGACCGCGTGGCGGTACCTGGAACACCTCGTCCGCAGTGGACGGGCCAGCCTGGAACACCAGTACGGGCATTCCGGTCGGCCTGCGAAGCTGTACACCTCCCGTTCAGATGCGGCCCTGCCGGTGGACTGA
- a CDS encoding alpha/beta hydrolase, with amino-acid sequence MLPLSARFRHSLFVLTGLLAAVALVGCSQRSAQDTLNRVVSTGGLEVVHNVPYGPDVRNRMDVYSPHGATNAPMVLFVHGGSWEGGDKDGHKFVGESLARAGYVTAVMSYRLAPQNRYPAFVQDTASALKVLRETAKTFGGNPDNMFVMGHSAGAYNAVEAVDNARWLREAGVPISAVRGVIGVAGPYSYDFRGMSTARAFPENATPDEVMPDRHVRPDAPPHLLLVAGSDHTVYPQNGDHMKAALERAGIPVTFTVLPGMGHITIIAAMTRFLTFLGPTRQDVIAFIEAHRLP; translated from the coding sequence ATGCTGCCGCTGTCTGCCCGTTTCCGCCATTCGCTGTTCGTGCTGACCGGTCTTCTCGCCGCCGTCGCCCTGGTCGGGTGCTCGCAACGCAGCGCCCAGGACACCCTGAACCGCGTGGTGTCCACGGGTGGGTTGGAGGTCGTGCATAACGTTCCCTACGGCCCAGACGTGCGCAACCGCATGGACGTGTACTCACCGCACGGGGCCACCAACGCCCCGATGGTGCTGTTCGTGCACGGTGGCTCGTGGGAGGGCGGCGACAAGGACGGGCACAAGTTCGTGGGCGAGTCGCTGGCCCGCGCCGGATACGTCACTGCCGTCATGAGCTACCGGCTGGCCCCGCAGAACCGCTACCCGGCCTTCGTGCAGGACACGGCCTCCGCGCTGAAGGTGCTGCGCGAGACGGCCAAGACCTTCGGCGGCAACCCGGACAATATGTTCGTGATGGGCCACTCGGCTGGGGCCTACAACGCGGTCGAGGCTGTGGATAACGCACGCTGGCTGCGCGAGGCGGGCGTCCCCATCAGCGCCGTTCGGGGCGTGATCGGCGTGGCCGGACCGTACTCCTACGACTTCCGGGGCATGTCCACCGCACGCGCCTTCCCCGAGAACGCCACGCCGGACGAGGTCATGCCGGATCGGCACGTGCGCCCGGACGCGCCGCCTCACCTGCTGCTGGTGGCGGGCAGTGACCACACTGTGTACCCCCAGAACGGCGACCACATGAAGGCCGCGCTGGAACGGGCGGGCATCCCCGTCACCTTCACGGTATTGCCCGGCATGGGGCACATCACCATCATTGCGGCCATGACGCGTTTCCTGACGTTCCTGGGGCCAACCCGGCAGGACGTGATCGCGTTCATCGAGGCCCACCGGCTGCCTTGA
- a CDS encoding aminotransferase class V-fold PLP-dependent enzyme, which yields MTQIAPAPTLAPDPTQVPDYTPLNRARLIAPGPVEVAPDVLLQLAQPQMHHRAKEGIAKLMEARAQLTQLLGDPYDAVITTTSGTGAFEGALISTTPPGAKVVNAQAGKFSERWGEMAGRFGYDTQIVARPWGEVLDPQEVADAARDAHTLLITHSETSTGALHDLQAIAQAARAQNPDLIIIADCITSYGVAELRPAAWGVDVIVSGSQKGTATPPGLGFVLFSPQVQERMIRNPEKGFYLDMTRELAGQKAGNTPQTPAINLIYALSTALERLLAVPLDVLWAEQRRKTDALIAAGTALGAPAWAPRTSPAVAVLTPPAGITGRQVAARLAAMGQRALPGQAPHEDTVFRVSTMGYADRYDALAIAGIMEDAFEGLGASFERGAGVQAAWTALKD from the coding sequence ATGACCCAGATCGCGCCCGCGCCCACCCTGGCCCCCGATCCAACCCAGGTGCCCGACTACACCCCCCTGAACCGCGCCCGCCTGATCGCGCCCGGCCCGGTCGAGGTCGCGCCGGACGTGCTGCTGCAACTCGCACAGCCGCAGATGCACCACCGCGCGAAGGAGGGCATCGCCAAGCTGATGGAGGCCCGCGCGCAGCTCACGCAGCTGCTGGGCGACCCCTACGACGCCGTGATCACCACCACGTCCGGCACCGGAGCCTTCGAGGGCGCGCTGATCAGCACCACACCGCCCGGCGCGAAGGTCGTGAACGCCCAAGCCGGCAAGTTCAGCGAACGCTGGGGCGAGATGGCCGGCCGCTTCGGCTACGACACGCAGATCGTGGCCCGGCCGTGGGGCGAGGTGCTCGACCCGCAGGAGGTCGCGGACGCTGCCAGGGACGCGCACACCCTGCTGATCACGCACAGCGAGACGAGCACCGGGGCGCTGCACGACCTCCAGGCCATCGCGCAGGCGGCCCGCGCACAGAATCCGGACCTCATCATCATCGCGGACTGCATCACCTCCTACGGGGTGGCGGAATTGCGGCCTGCCGCGTGGGGCGTGGACGTGATCGTGTCCGGCAGCCAGAAGGGCACCGCCACGCCGCCCGGCCTGGGCTTCGTGCTGTTCAGCCCACAGGTGCAGGAGCGCATGATCCGGAACCCGGAGAAGGGCTTCTACCTCGACATGACTCGCGAACTCGCCGGACAGAAGGCCGGAAACACCCCGCAGACCCCGGCGATCAACCTGATCTACGCGCTGAGCACCGCCCTGGAGCGCCTGCTGGCCGTACCGCTGGACGTGCTGTGGGCCGAACAGCGCCGCAAGACCGACGCCCTGATCGCCGCTGGCACCGCCCTGGGCGCACCCGCCTGGGCGCCGCGCACCAGCCCCGCCGTGGCCGTGCTCACGCCTCCCGCCGGAATCACAGGCCGACAGGTCGCCGCCCGCCTCGCCGCGATGGGCCAGCGCGCCCTGCCCGGCCAGGCCCCCCACGAGGACACCGTCTTCCGCGTGAGCACCATGGGCTACGCCGACCGCTACGACGCCCTGGCCATCGCCGGGATCATGGAGGACGCCTTCGAGGGACTGGGAGCCAGCTTCGAGCGTGGAGCCGGAGTGCAGGCGGCGTGGACGGCATTGAAGGACTGA
- a CDS encoding tripartite tricarboxylate transporter substrate binding protein, which yields MNAKNTILALSALLLTTPTTLAQGLSTLRIMAPASPGGGWDQTSRAIQTVMQDEGIVKPVTVFNVPGAGGTIGLAQLYNAKGDGSQMMTMGLVMVGAILTNSSKVDLSRVTPLARLTGEYEVLVVPASSPYKTMKDFAAAWKANPGLAVAGGSAGGTDHILLGLLAKSVGVDTKKMNYVPFSGGGEALAAVLGNQVAGAIAGYGEFEAQIKAGKLRLIGISSAKRQAGIDGPTFKEQGFNVELANWRGVVAAPGVSTADKDAMIAALDKMHATKAWQDTLKTRNWTDLYMSGSKYSLFLKLEAARVKGVLTDIGLVK from the coding sequence ATGAACGCCAAGAACACCATTCTGGCCCTGTCTGCCCTGCTGCTCACGACCCCCACCACCCTCGCCCAGGGCCTCTCGACCCTGCGGATCATGGCGCCCGCCAGCCCCGGCGGCGGCTGGGACCAGACCAGCCGCGCCATCCAGACCGTCATGCAGGACGAGGGCATCGTCAAGCCCGTGACGGTATTCAACGTGCCCGGCGCGGGCGGCACCATCGGCCTGGCACAGCTGTACAACGCCAAGGGCGACGGCAGCCAGATGATGACCATGGGCCTCGTGATGGTCGGCGCGATCCTCACGAACTCCAGCAAGGTGGATCTGAGCCGCGTGACCCCCCTGGCCCGCCTGACCGGCGAGTACGAGGTGCTGGTCGTTCCCGCCAGCAGCCCCTACAAAACCATGAAGGACTTCGCCGCTGCGTGGAAGGCCAACCCCGGTCTGGCCGTGGCGGGCGGCAGCGCGGGCGGCACCGACCACATCCTGCTGGGCCTGCTGGCCAAGTCGGTGGGCGTGGATACCAAGAAAATGAACTACGTGCCCTTCAGCGGCGGCGGCGAGGCCCTCGCGGCCGTGCTGGGCAACCAGGTCGCGGGCGCCATTGCCGGGTACGGGGAGTTCGAGGCGCAGATCAAGGCCGGGAAACTTCGCCTGATCGGGATCTCCTCGGCCAAGCGCCAGGCGGGCATCGACGGCCCCACCTTCAAGGAGCAGGGCTTCAATGTCGAGCTGGCTAACTGGCGCGGTGTGGTCGCCGCCCCCGGCGTGAGCACGGCCGACAAGGACGCCATGATCGCCGCGCTGGACAAGATGCACGCCACCAAGGCCTGGCAGGACACCCTCAAGACCCGCAACTGGACCGACCTGTACATGAGCGGCAGCAAGTACTCGCTGTTCCTGAAGCTCGAAGCGGCCCGCGTGAAGGGCGTGCTGACGGACATCGGCCTGGTGAAGTAA
- a CDS encoding tripartite tricarboxylate transporter TctB family protein: MSSSPPRVRPGVSVPDLLVALGITVIGVLLLVGTLSIPFGINAVVGPRVFPLIVGSGTLLLGLIMTALTLRGDRAEPSAEEDTDPDAPVDLSSPGVILGGFLLGSVLLAPLGFVIGTAIMYFSVAFAFGERRYGLMALVSLIVALVTYVVFTRGLGLTLPAGLLKGIL, encoded by the coding sequence ATGTCCTCTTCACCCCCGCGCGTCCGGCCGGGTGTCAGCGTGCCCGACCTGCTGGTCGCGCTGGGCATCACCGTGATCGGCGTGCTGCTGCTGGTCGGCACGCTGAGCATTCCCTTCGGCATCAATGCGGTGGTGGGGCCGCGCGTGTTCCCGCTGATCGTGGGCAGCGGCACCCTGCTGCTGGGCCTGATCATGACCGCCCTGACCCTGCGCGGCGACCGTGCCGAACCGAGCGCCGAGGAGGATACTGATCCGGACGCGCCCGTCGATCTGTCGAGCCCCGGTGTCATTCTGGGCGGCTTCCTGCTGGGCAGCGTGCTGCTCGCCCCGCTGGGCTTCGTGATCGGCACGGCCATCATGTACTTCTCGGTGGCCTTCGCCTTCGGGGAGCGCCGCTACGGCCTGATGGCGTTGGTCTCGCTGATCGTGGCGCTCGTGACCTACGTGGTGTTCACGCGCGGCCTGGGCCTGACGTTGCCCGCTGGCCTGTTGAAAGGAATCCTGTAA
- the sdaAB gene encoding L-serine ammonia-lyase, iron-sulfur-dependent subunit beta has product MSLLDMIGPVMIGPSSSHTAGACRLGLVAHHLLGEAPRQATISLHASFAKTGRGHGTHLALIAGLLGYRPDDSRLPQAFEEAQAAGLTFEFRDADLGDVHPNTAHIDVRGDHQHLTLQGSSTGGGVIRVTHVQGLGVNFSAASPTVLLRYADAVGMIARIASTIAADAVNIAALTCTRDTRGGQALLAIELDQALSSEALAFLNRWPDVNWVRMLPKLMDG; this is encoded by the coding sequence ATGAGCCTTCTGGACATGATCGGGCCCGTCATGATCGGGCCCAGCAGCAGCCACACGGCGGGCGCGTGCCGGCTGGGGCTGGTCGCGCACCACCTGCTCGGAGAAGCGCCCCGGCAGGCGACCATCTCCCTGCATGCCAGCTTTGCCAAGACGGGCCGGGGGCACGGCACCCATCTGGCCCTGATCGCCGGACTGCTGGGCTACCGACCCGATGACAGCCGGCTTCCTCAGGCCTTCGAGGAAGCGCAGGCCGCCGGACTGACCTTCGAATTCCGCGATGCCGACCTGGGCGACGTGCACCCGAATACTGCCCACATCGACGTCCGGGGCGACCACCAGCACCTCACGCTGCAGGGCAGTTCGACGGGGGGCGGCGTGATCCGGGTCACGCACGTCCAGGGCCTCGGCGTGAACTTCAGCGCGGCCAGCCCTACGGTGCTCCTGCGCTACGCGGACGCGGTCGGCATGATCGCCCGCATTGCCAGCACCATCGCTGCCGACGCCGTGAATATCGCCGCGCTGACCTGCACACGCGACACGCGGGGCGGGCAGGCCCTGCTCGCCATCGAACTCGATCAGGCGCTCAGCTCCGAGGCCCTGGCCTTCCTGAACCGCTGGCCGGACGTGAACTGGGTGCGCATGCTGCCCAAGCTCATGGACGGTTAG
- a CDS encoding ABC transporter ATP-binding protein, producing MNAIEITGLGKEYAPGVGLHPMTLTVPTGEIFGFLGPNGAGKTTTIRTLLGFLRPSAGAATILGHDVWTQREAVHARVGYLPGEVHLRREWTAGELLRRTAFLRGSVDTAYGVDVARRLELDLTRRVGTLSKGNRQKVGLTVALMTRADMLILDEPTDGLDPLAQETVLELLREAREEGRTVFLSSHVLTEVERVADRVGIIRAGDLIRVDDLSTLKASLPQRLSVRFAGPPRPDLTTLPGLSDVTVTGTELRGLWRGTPDDLIRALSTESLAAFSLTPSTLEDAFLDEYRSGGSHVA from the coding sequence ATGAACGCCATCGAGATCACGGGCCTAGGCAAGGAGTACGCGCCGGGCGTGGGACTGCACCCCATGACCCTGACCGTGCCCACCGGGGAGATCTTCGGGTTTCTGGGGCCGAACGGGGCGGGCAAGACAACGACCATCCGCACGTTGTTGGGCTTCCTGCGCCCTTCAGCTGGCGCGGCCACCATCCTCGGGCATGACGTCTGGACGCAGCGGGAGGCGGTGCACGCCCGCGTGGGCTACCTGCCGGGCGAGGTTCACCTGCGCCGCGAGTGGACGGCCGGTGAGCTGCTCCGGCGCACGGCATTTCTGCGCGGCAGTGTCGACACGGCATACGGAGTGGACGTGGCCCGGCGCCTAGAGCTCGACCTGACCCGCCGGGTCGGCACCCTCAGCAAGGGCAACCGGCAGAAGGTGGGCCTGACCGTGGCCCTGATGACCCGCGCGGACATGCTGATCCTCGACGAGCCCACCGACGGCCTCGATCCGCTGGCGCAGGAGACGGTGCTGGAACTGCTGCGCGAGGCGCGGGAGGAGGGCCGCACGGTGTTCCTGTCGAGCCATGTTCTGACCGAAGTGGAGCGCGTGGCCGACCGGGTAGGCATCATCCGCGCCGGTGACCTGATCCGGGTGGATGACCTTTCGACCCTGAAGGCCAGCCTGCCGCAGCGCCTTAGCGTGCGCTTCGCCGGGCCCCCTCGGCCCGATCTGACTACGCTGCCCGGTCTGTCGGACGTGACCGTGACCGGCACCGAGCTTCGCGGCCTGTGGCGCGGCACGCCCGACGACCTGATCCGAGCGCTGTCCACCGAGTCGCTGGCCGCCTTCAGCCTCACGCCGTCCACCCTGGAGGACGCCTTCCTGGACGAATACCGCAGCGGGGGAAGCCATGTGGCCTGA
- a CDS encoding lycopene cyclase family protein: protein MQGSEHSDVLVMGGGPTGTALATALARRGLHVRVVAPHPPTPFPATYGAWLDDLPGWAHGCAAQVWTDVRVYTGPQPTPLHRPYALLDNAALLDTLLGRADAGLEWTVGTVLRTEDAGTERIIHGVNGERWTAGLVVDASGHGGTLTPTAYPDGPAFQTAWGLTARFDRPPIAPGSMSWMDYRTDGTADTPPTFLYAMHLGGDRYFVEETSLIAQPGVNRALLEARLHARLEAAGTPPREILSTEWVAFPMNGAAPAPAADLSFGAAAGLVHPISGFQVATSLNVAETLADAIHGAILAGTDPVKAGWAVLWPDSRRAAREVHLLGVRALLGLPADALPEFFRAFFQLPPAQWQAFLDPATPAGPLARIMLRLFAQAPGGVRGPLARAALAQPGASVKALQAAWRGAPQVQNR, encoded by the coding sequence ATGCAGGGTTCCGAGCACAGCGACGTTCTGGTCATGGGCGGTGGCCCGACCGGCACCGCGCTCGCCACTGCGCTCGCCCGCCGTGGACTGCACGTCCGCGTGGTCGCCCCGCACCCGCCCACGCCGTTCCCCGCGACGTACGGCGCGTGGCTTGACGACCTGCCCGGCTGGGCCCACGGGTGCGCCGCCCAGGTCTGGACGGACGTGCGCGTGTACACCGGCCCACAGCCCACCCCGCTGCACCGCCCCTACGCCCTGCTCGACAATGCCGCCCTGCTCGACACCCTGCTCGGCCGAGCCGACGCTGGACTGGAGTGGACGGTCGGAACGGTGCTCCGCACCGAGGACGCGGGCACCGAACGGATCATTCATGGCGTGAACGGGGAACGCTGGACGGCCGGGCTGGTCGTGGATGCCAGCGGCCACGGCGGTACCCTGACGCCCACCGCGTACCCGGACGGGCCGGCCTTCCAAACCGCGTGGGGACTCACCGCGCGGTTCGACCGGCCTCCCATTGCGCCGGGTTCGATGTCCTGGATGGACTACCGGACGGATGGCACGGCTGATACGCCCCCCACCTTCCTGTATGCCATGCACCTGGGCGGCGACCGGTACTTCGTGGAGGAGACCAGCCTGATCGCCCAGCCCGGCGTGAACCGCGCCCTGCTCGAGGCGAGGCTCCACGCCCGCTTGGAGGCGGCTGGCACCCCCCCACGCGAGATCCTGTCCACCGAGTGGGTCGCCTTCCCCATGAACGGGGCGGCCCCGGCACCCGCCGCCGACCTCTCCTTTGGCGCGGCGGCCGGACTGGTTCATCCGATCAGCGGGTTCCAGGTGGCCACGTCGCTGAACGTCGCCGAAACGCTGGCGGACGCCATTCACGGGGCCATCCTAGCGGGAACTGATCCGGTGAAGGCGGGCTGGGCCGTGCTGTGGCCAGACTCCAGACGCGCCGCGCGGGAGGTGCATCTGCTCGGCGTCCGCGCCCTGCTGGGCCTGCCTGCCGACGCCCTGCCGGAGTTCTTCCGGGCGTTCTTCCAGTTGCCGCCCGCGCAGTGGCAGGCGTTCCTCGATCCGGCCACCCCGGCCGGCCCACTGGCCCGGATCATGCTGCGGCTGTTCGCGCAGGCACCGGGCGGTGTGCGTGGCCCGCTGGCCCGCGCCGCCCTGGCCCAGCCCGGCGCCAGCGTGAAGGCCCTCCAGGCCGCATGGCGTGGTGCACCCCAGGTGCAGAACCGGTAG
- a CDS encoding tripartite tricarboxylate transporter permease, whose translation MDALHSLMAGFGTALSPLNLLWALIGVTLGTLVGVLPGIGPALTVALLLPVTAKLPPVGAFIMFAGIYYGGMFGGSTTSILLNTPGESASIITALEGNKMARKGRAAAALATAAIGSFIAGTIGTVLLTFFAPAIADVAVQIPPSAKFALIMLAFVTISATFGGSPLRGLISLFFGLSIGLIGTDLQSGQARFTLGRPELLDGIDFITVVIGLFAIGETLYVASRYRKTQDVIKLEGGASMTRQDWRRSWGPWLRGTALGFPFGAIPAGGAEIPTFLSYTLEKRLSKHPEEFGKGAIEGVAGPEAANNASAAGVLVPLLTLGLPTSATAAILLAAFQQYGLQPGPLLFLTNGDLVWGLIASLYIGNVMLLLLNLPLAPIWARLLLIPRPFLYAGILVFSTVGVYSLNNSVFDLFLLALFGVIGYGMRRFDFPVTPAIIGVVLGPTAETFFRTALQQSNGDFTIFLRSPLTVFILFIVLLALVVPPVLRARARRMATPA comes from the coding sequence ATGGACGCCCTGCATTCCCTGATGGCCGGGTTCGGCACCGCCCTGAGCCCTCTGAACCTGCTGTGGGCCCTGATCGGCGTGACGCTGGGCACCCTGGTCGGCGTGCTGCCCGGCATCGGACCGGCGCTGACCGTGGCGCTGCTGCTGCCCGTGACCGCAAAACTGCCGCCGGTCGGCGCGTTCATCATGTTCGCCGGGATCTACTACGGCGGCATGTTCGGTGGCAGCACCACCTCTATTCTGCTGAACACGCCGGGCGAATCGGCGAGCATCATCACCGCGCTGGAGGGCAACAAGATGGCGCGCAAGGGCCGCGCCGCCGCCGCGCTGGCCACCGCCGCCATCGGCTCGTTCATCGCGGGCACCATCGGCACCGTCCTGCTGACCTTCTTCGCGCCTGCGATTGCCGACGTGGCCGTGCAGATTCCGCCCAGCGCCAAGTTCGCGCTGATCATGCTGGCCTTCGTGACCATCAGCGCCACCTTCGGCGGCTCCCCGCTGCGCGGCCTGATCAGCCTGTTCTTCGGCCTGAGCATCGGCCTGATCGGCACGGACCTTCAGAGCGGCCAGGCACGCTTCACCCTGGGACGCCCGGAACTGCTCGACGGCATCGACTTCATCACCGTGGTCATCGGCCTGTTCGCCATCGGCGAGACGCTCTATGTCGCCAGCCGCTACCGCAAGACCCAGGACGTCATCAAACTGGAGGGCGGAGCCAGCATGACCCGCCAGGACTGGCGGCGCTCGTGGGGGCCGTGGCTGCGCGGCACGGCGCTGGGCTTTCCCTTCGGCGCGATTCCCGCCGGCGGCGCGGAGATCCCCACCTTCCTGAGCTATACGCTGGAAAAACGCCTCAGCAAGCACCCTGAGGAATTCGGCAAGGGCGCCATCGAGGGCGTGGCCGGGCCGGAAGCCGCGAACAACGCCTCGGCGGCCGGGGTGCTGGTGCCGCTGCTCACGCTGGGCCTGCCCACCAGCGCCACTGCCGCAATCCTGCTCGCCGCGTTCCAGCAGTACGGCCTGCAACCCGGCCCGCTGCTGTTCCTCACGAACGGCGACCTGGTGTGGGGGCTGATCGCCTCGCTGTACATCGGGAATGTCATGCTGCTGCTGCTCAACCTGCCGCTCGCGCCCATCTGGGCCCGGCTGCTGCTGATTCCCCGCCCGTTCCTGTATGCCGGGATCCTGGTGTTTAGCACGGTCGGCGTGTACTCGCTGAACAACAGCGTGTTCGACCTGTTCCTACTGGCCCTGTTCGGCGTGATCGGATACGGCATGCGCCGCTTCGACTTCCCGGTGACGCCCGCCATCATCGGCGTGGTGCTCGGGCCGACCGCCGAGACCTTCTTCCGCACGGCCTTGCAGCAGAGCAACGGTGACTTCACGATCTTCCTGCGTAGTCCCCTGACCGTGTTCATCCTGTTCATCGTGCTGCTCGCGCTGGTCGTGCCGCCGGTGCTGCGGGCGAGGGCACGGCGAATGGCGACACCTGCATAA
- a CDS encoding sensor histidine kinase, which yields MATFRLPRSGLQGRLVRWHLLVLCGMTVLLLAVQTLHLYGEARDRLGERAMTASRIVATLPEVIRAADLGTQNAALNAQVNAMRAQAEADFIVVGDRNGIRLAHPLTDRLGKPMEGGDNDDPLAGREVISVARGSLGVSVRGKVPIWEGGLPGTRVVGVVSTGYLMPQAWHLVGAALVSLLPWILLALALGLLGAVWAARRLRAEILNLEPDEIAALARQQRAVLAALREGVIAVDSAGCITLASARAADALLVPSTPVALARVWPELADLRLGTHRQQNLELQLRGQPFLVNVEPLDGGGFVAGFRNRAEVLALADELTHARGFVDVLRAQTHEYQNRLHVLSGLLQLGRHDEALRVLNAEIRADAEFRQLLRDVQVPRLVALLAGKRERAQELGIDFQVVEGSVLSPLWERHADTLVTAVGNLTENAFEVLAGQPGVVTVLIGEDPDGVQVEVEDSGPGVADGVRERLFTRGASSKGEGRGYGLAGVQGRVQALGGQLRYVRRGGRTVFQVSLPPPASPAPPLEVTP from the coding sequence ATGGCCACCTTCCGCCTTCCCCGCTCCGGTCTCCAGGGCCGCCTGGTGCGCTGGCACCTGCTGGTGCTGTGCGGCATGACCGTGCTGCTGCTGGCCGTGCAGACCCTGCACCTGTACGGCGAGGCCCGGGATCGCCTGGGGGAGCGCGCCATGACCGCCAGCCGCATCGTGGCGACCCTGCCGGAGGTGATCCGGGCCGCCGACCTGGGCACCCAGAACGCCGCGCTGAACGCCCAGGTGAACGCCATGCGTGCCCAGGCGGAGGCGGATTTCATCGTGGTCGGTGACCGCAACGGCATCCGGCTGGCCCACCCGCTGACCGACCGCCTGGGCAAGCCCATGGAGGGCGGCGACAACGACGATCCCCTGGCGGGCCGCGAGGTGATCTCCGTGGCGCGCGGCAGTCTGGGCGTCAGCGTGCGCGGCAAGGTGCCCATCTGGGAGGGCGGCCTGCCCGGCACGCGGGTGGTCGGGGTGGTCAGCACCGGCTACCTCATGCCGCAGGCGTGGCATCTAGTGGGGGCGGCCCTGGTGAGCCTGCTGCCGTGGATCCTGCTCGCCCTGGCCCTCGGCCTCCTGGGGGCCGTGTGGGCGGCGCGTCGGTTACGGGCCGAGATCCTGAACCTGGAGCCCGACGAGATCGCCGCCCTGGCCCGGCAACAGCGCGCCGTGCTGGCCGCGCTGCGCGAGGGGGTCATCGCCGTGGACAGCGCAGGCTGCATCACCCTGGCCAGCGCCCGCGCCGCTGACGCCCTGCTGGTGCCCAGCACACCTGTGGCGCTGGCCCGCGTGTGGCCGGAACTCGCGGATCTGCGGCTCGGCACGCACCGCCAGCAGAACCTGGAACTCCAGCTGCGCGGCCAGCCCTTCCTGGTGAACGTGGAGCCGCTCGACGGCGGCGGTTTCGTGGCCGGGTTCCGCAACCGTGCGGAGGTGCTGGCCCTGGCCGACGAACTCACCCATGCGCGCGGCTTCGTGGATGTGCTGCGCGCCCAGACGCACGAGTACCAGAACCGCCTGCACGTCCTGTCGGGCCTGCTGCAACTGGGCCGCCACGACGAGGCCCTGCGGGTCCTGAACGCCGAGATCCGCGCCGACGCCGAATTCCGGCAACTGCTGCGCGATGTGCAGGTGCCCCGCCTGGTCGCGCTGCTGGCGGGCAAACGCGAGCGCGCCCAGGAACTCGGCATCGACTTTCAGGTCGTCGAGGGCAGCGTCCTCTCGCCACTGTGGGAACGGCATGCCGACACGCTCGTCACGGCCGTCGGGAACCTCACCGAGAACGCCTTCGAGGTGCTGGCCGGTCAGCCCGGCGTGGTCACGGTGCTGATCGGCGAGGATCCGGACGGCGTGCAGGTCGAGGTCGAGGATTCCGGCCCCGGCGTGGCCGACGGGGTGCGCGAGCGCCTGTTCACCCGTGGCGCGAGCAGCAAGGGCGAGGGCCGGGGCTACGGGCTGGCGGGGGTGCAGGGCCGCGTGCAGGCGCTGGGCGGCCAGCTCCGCTACGTGCGGCGCGGGGGGCGCACCGTCTTCCAGGTCAGTCTGCCCCCGCCCGCCAGCCCAGCCCCGCCGCTGGAGGTGACCCCATGA